A single window of Drosophila suzukii chromosome 3, CBGP_Dsuzu_IsoJpt1.0, whole genome shotgun sequence DNA harbors:
- the LOC108007800 gene encoding zinc finger protein 853 — MIGTEDMSAAAGMDISESFRAEDLSKADFFDFVTGPDMGIGIGVGVGVGVEALGVSLHQQQQHHQNHQQSPHSHNNNHIQVVHQPITSQSQQQSLCGGGARTNSSMIHDGGGGGAGGGGGVVVPVGNRNGTTNGGDPTLQGYEFWHQDKDSSRLDSSSIFEDLDRYCWQQQPVTASASNGGSASTNQPSPTSPQGHLQQQQQQHQQHQQQQHQQLQQQQQQPNASSSSAASSGAGSSSDTISSLDTTDGQIYTLTVLNGGEPWLKRSEAEQLPTSLDLDSLLGSFPGYIKSEYPYDDSGFSTDGKDVIGNGTDGLSSISQAQNQQGQQTQQTLPSLVTAISLAGGNDLGQQLAQFQNNNNDWHMADHNTETEQSTAESLLRSALQGKGYAKGLHMQNGLTMPVVKDEDMRRLLFADEAAALGFADSTLSAAQMFDEAQGIHLSSQQQQQQQQQHNGNANILVDDMFLSLENAFSDDFEKIKRIANEVQQFCSAGSAGTPTPGDYGPPSDVLMQISPSTAVTTAGQLQPPQPLKPEVSTSTSPPSAVVVSAASSHVRSGAGGGVTKPKKAYKRSSSNNNNPNVANNNQSSGTNPLIAGSGSGSSSSSGSASSSSNSPPANSGGSSSSSSGSAQRKERSLHYCSICSKGFKDKYSVNVHIRTHTGEKPFACSLCGKSFRQKAHLAKHYQTHMTQKNNGNLIKGGSGKHPRSSGSTGGSASASLNQRQQQLTGGGVVPPSLPVMISNPNTPPGGVLPPANGLLTNR; from the exons ATGATCGGCACCGAGGATATGTCCGCAGCGGCTGGCATGGACATCAGCGAGTCCTTTCGTGCCGAGGATCTCTCAAAGGCGGACTTCTTCGACTTTGTAACCGGTCCCGATATGGGCATTGGCATCGGGGTGGGTGTGGGCGTGGGCGTGGAGGCCCTGGGCGTCAGTctgcatcagcagcagcagcaccaccagaACCACCAACAGTCGCCCCACAGtcacaacaacaaccacatcCAAGTGGTTCACCAGCCCATTACATCGCAGTCCCAGCAGCAGAGCCTCTGCGGTGGTGGTGCGAGAACCAACAGTAGCATGATCCACGATGGCGGGGGCGGTGGTGCAGGCGGCGGCGGTGGTGTCGTGGTGCCCGTTGGCAATCGTAATGGAACCACCAACGGCGGCGATCCCACGTTACAGGGCTACGAG TTTTGGCACCAGGACAAGGACAGCAGTCGCCTGGACTCCAGCTCGATCTTCGAGGACCTCGATCGCTACTGCTGGCAACAGCAGCCGGTCACCGCCAGCGCCAGTAATGGTGGATCCGCCAGCACCAACCAGCCCAGTCCCACATCGCCGCAGGGCCACctccagcaacagcagcagcaacaccagcaacaccagcagcagcaacatcagcagttgcagcagcagcaacagcaacccAATGCGAGCAGCTCCTCGGCGGCCTCCAGTGGAGCGGGCAGCAGCAGCGACACGATCAGCAGCCTGGACACCACCGATGGCCAGATCTACACCCTGACAGTATTAAACGGAGGAGAGCCCTGGCTGAAGCGCTCGGAGGCGGAGCAGCTGCCCACCTCACTGGATCTGGACAGCTTGCTAGGCAGTTTTCCGGGCTACATCAAGTCGGAGTATCCCTACGACGATAGTGGCTTCAGTACGGATGGCAAGGATGTGATTGGCAATGGTACGGATGGTCTCAGCAGTATTTCCCAGGCCCAGAATCAGCAGGGTCAGCAGACGCAACAGACGCTGCCCTCGCTGGTCACGGCCATTTCCCTGGCGGGTGGCAATGATTTGGGCCAGCAGTTGGCCCAATTCCAGAATAACAACAACGACTGGCATATGGCGGATCATAATACGGAAACGGAGCAGAGTACGGCGGAATCGCTGCTGCGGAGTGCGCTGCAGGGCAAGGGCTATGCCAAGGGATTGCATATGCAGAACGGCCTGACCATGCCCGTGGTCAAGGATGAGGATATGCGAAGATTGCTCTTTGCGGATGAGGCAGCTGCCCTGGGTTTTGCTGACTCCACCTTGAGTGCCGCCCAGATGTTCGACGAGGCCCAGGGCATCCATCTAAGttcccagcagcagcaacagcagcagcagcaacataatGGCAATGCCAATATCCTGGTGGACGACATGTTCCTGTCGCTGGAGAATGCCTTCAGCGATGATTTCGAGAAGATCAAGAGGATAGCCAACGAAGTGCAGCAGTTTTGCAGTGCCGGCTCGGCTGGAACACCTACACCCGGGGATTATGGTCCACCCAGTGATGTCCTGATGCAAATCTCACCAAGTACGGCTGTCACAACCGCGGGTCAACTGCAACCACCGCAACCACTCAAACCGGAGGTCAGTACCTCCACTTCTCCACCCTCAGCGGTGGTGGTCTCCGCCGCCAGCAGCCATGTGAGATCCGGAGCAGGAGGTGGAGTCACCAAGCCCAAGAAGGCCTACAAGCGCAGCAGTAGCAATAACAACAATCCCAATGTGGCCAATAATAACCAGAGTAGTGGGACTAATCCCTTGATAGCTGGAAGTGGTAGTGGCAGTTCCTCGTCCAGCGGAAGTGCCAGTAGCAGCAGCAATAGTCCGCCGGCCAATTCCGGCGGCAGTTCGTCCTCCTCGTCAGGCAGTGCTCAAAGGAAGGAGCGATCCCTCCACTACTGCTCCATCTGCTCGAAGGGATTCAAGGACAAGTACTCCGTGAATGTCCATATAAGAACTCATACGGGAGAGAAGCCCTTTGCCTGCTCGCTGTGTGGCAAGAGTTTCCGGCAGAAGGCTCACCTGGCCAAGCACTACCAGACGCACATGACCCAGAAGAACAATGGTAACCTCATAAAAGGAGGTTCCGGAAAGCACCCACGATCCAGTGGCTCCACGGGAGGATCAGCCAGTGCCTCACTTAACCAGAGACAGCAGCAACTCACCGGGGGTGGCGTGGTGCCTCCATCGCTGCCCGTGATGATCAGCAACCCCAATACGCCACCTGGAGGAGTACTGCCACCTGCCAATGGACTGCTCACCAATCGGTAG
- the LOC108007801 gene encoding LOW QUALITY PROTEIN: uncharacterized protein (The sequence of the model RefSeq protein was modified relative to this genomic sequence to represent the inferred CDS: inserted 2 bases in 1 codon): MTFGHFMSMTAIVLGXRNSCHCTSQSTNAAPRDSWPKS, from the exons ATGACATTTGGGCATTTTATGAGCATGACCGCCATTGTTTTGGG TCGGAACTCTTGTCATTGTACTAGTCAAAGTACGAATGCCGCGCCGAGAGACTCTTGGCCAAAATCGTAA